Within the Solwaraspora sp. WMMA2056 genome, the region GGCGACCTCGCCGGTGCCCATGCTGAACCCGACCAGCACGACGTTGGTCAGGTCGAGGGTCTCCAGCACGGTGTTCAGGTCGGCGGCGAAGGTGTCGTAGTCGTAGCCGACGCTGGGCTTGCTGGACCGGCCGAATCCGCGCCGGTCGTAGGTGATCACCCGGTAGCCGGCGGCGAGCAGCTCCGCGCTCTGCTTCTCCCAGGAGTCGCCGTCCAGCGGGTAGCCGTGGATCAGGACCACCGGCTGCCCGGTGCCCTGGTCGGTGTAGTGCAGGTCGATGCTGGCGGTGTTCTCGGTCCCGACGGTGATGTACGGCATGACGGCCTCCGTGTCGTGTTCCAGAGAACGATCGTTCTCCGGTGTCCTGGGGGTAGCGTAGAGAACGAGCGTTCTCCGCCGCCAGTGGTGCGGGGCGAACCGGACGGTGACAGTCGTCACCAGGCGATCGCACAGCAGGAGGAAACATGCCGGGACCCACCGACGACGAGGCACGCGAACAGGTGCTGGCCGCCGCCAGCCAGCTGTTCTACACCCGAGGCGTGCAGGCAGTGGGGATGGACACGCTGCGTACCGCCGCCGGTGTCTCGCTCAAACGCCTCTACCAGCTGTTCGGATCCAAGGACGCCATCGTCGAACAGGTGCTCCACCGGCAACGCGAAGCGTGGAACCGGCTCGTCGAGCAGACCGTCGCCACGCCAGCGGCCGCCCGCGACAAACTGCTGGCCATCTACGACATGCTCGCCCGCTGGTCAGCCGAGGACGACTTCCGCGGCTGCATGTTCATCAACACCTTCGGCGAACTCGGCGGCGTCGACCCCCGGATCGCCGGGATCATCCGGGCGCAGAAGGCCGAGTTCCAGGACCGGGTCGCCGCGTTGGTCGCCGAGGCCGGTGGCCCCGCCAGCCTCGCCGCCCAACTCGCCATCCTCGCCGAAGGGGCGCAGACCACCACCGCAATCGCCGGCAGCAACGCCGCCGCCGGCCAGGCCCGCGCCGCCGCCCGGACCCTGATCGACGCCGCGCTCGCCGGTCACCCCGCCGTCGACCCGGCATCGGCCGGCGAGGCATCCGCAGGCGCCGGGCTCACCGGCACGGCCGGCCCACCCGACGGCGTCCCGACGCGCATGACTGCGACGTAGAGCACCGCGCCGATCACCGCCCCGATCACCCAGGCGAAGCCGCTCAACTCCGCCAGCCACGGCACCCACACCGTCGCCACCGAGAAGACGGCCGCCACGGCGAACGCGCCGATCGCGCGTACGTTCCAGCCGTCGACATAGTGGTACCGGCCGGCGGGATCCATACTGTACAGATCGGCGACCAGGAGTGCGCGGCGCTGCACGAGGTAGTAGTCGGCGACCAGGATGCCGTACAACGGCGCCAGCACCGCGCCCAGCGTGTCGACGAACTTCGGCAGCCCGATCTGATCGATCACCGCGACCCACAGCGCGCCGATGACGAAGCCGAACAGTGCGGTCAGGTAGCCGCCGCGTCGGAAACTGATCCGCTGCGGTGCGAGGTTCGACAGGTCGTACGCGGGCGGGATGAAGTTCGCGACCAGGTTGATGCCGATCGTCGCGACCAGGAACGTCAACGCGGCGACGACGGTCAACGCGGTGTCGCCGACCTGCCCGACGATGTCCGCCGGATTGGTCAGCGGATCGCCCTGCCCGTCCTGGTACACCACGTAGGCGCCGGCCGTGATGAACAACGACAGGAAGGTGAAGAACGCCAGGCTCAGCGGCAGACCCGTGAAGTTGCCGACCTTCATCCCGCGTTCGGTCCGGGAGAAGCGGGAGAAGTCGCCAAAGTTGATGATCACCGCCGAGAAGTAGGCGACCATCGTGCCGACCACCCCGAGGAACGCCGTGACCACCGCCCAGCCCTGCACGTCGGCGCTGCTGAAGATGCCGCTGACCGCCGGCAGCAGTTCATCGCCGGCCTGCACCCAGATCGCCACCAGCAGGGCGACCATCACCACGTACACGGCGGGGCCGGCGACGTTGAGGAACTTCTCGATCCAGGCGATGCCCCGGACGAAGAGCAGGATCTGAATGACCGCGACGATCAGGTACGACACCCAGTCGACGCCGGTCATGCCGAGCAACAGCGGCGGACCGTCGGGACCGCCCAGGACCGCGTTGATCGCGAGTGCGACCGCCGTCGAGGCGAAGTAGGTCTGTGCGCCGTACCAGAAAATGGCGACGATGCCACGGATCAGCGCGGGGAACGTCGCGCCGCGCACACCCATGCTGGCCCGGGCCATCACCGCGTACGGGATGCCGTACCGGACGCTCGGCGTACCGGTCAGGTTGACCAGCCAGTTGACGAACAGTCCGGCCAGGACGATGGCGGCGAAGACCCACCAACCGTTGATCCCGGCGGTGATGAACAGGCTGGCCGCCAGGGTGTAGCCGGCGAGGCTCTGCACGTCGTTGGTCCAGACGTTGAAGATCTCGAACCAGCCCCACCGGCGCTGCGCCGCCGGCAGCGGCGCGAGGTCGTCGTTGTGCAGACTCGGATGCGGATCGTCGCCAGCACCGCCCACGACGGACACGGCGGAGGGCGAATCAGCGGACACGGCTTCTCCTGGGAGTGCGTCGGATCCGGAGGCGTCCTGCAGGGTTGGCTCAAGCTAGTGCCGGACCGTCGCGTGCCGCGTACCTGTTCGGTTAAATCTTCATATCGGGGCCGGTGGATGCCGTTCGACTCGTGATCTACAGCGGCACCGCCGAGGTGGTGGTACGGCGAACCGGGCGGTCCGCCGTACCACCACCGGGGTTCAGGCCTTGGCCTGCATGCCGGACCGGGCGGGATTGGCCTGGTCGGCGGCCTTCGGATCCTTCTCGCCCTGCTTGGCCCGTACGCCGGCCTCGACCCGGTCGCCGAGGTTCTTGTCGACGTTGCGCCAGTACGCGAAGGCGCGGGCCAGCACCGGCTCGCTCACCCCGTTGAGCAGGTGCCCGACGATGTT harbors:
- a CDS encoding TetR/AcrR family transcriptional regulator, with product MPGPTDDEAREQVLAAASQLFYTRGVQAVGMDTLRTAAGVSLKRLYQLFGSKDAIVEQVLHRQREAWNRLVEQTVATPAAARDKLLAIYDMLARWSAEDDFRGCMFINTFGELGGVDPRIAGIIRAQKAEFQDRVAALVAEAGGPASLAAQLAILAEGAQTTTAIAGSNAAAGQARAAARTLIDAALAGHPAVDPASAGEASAGAGLTGTAGPPDGVPTRMTAT
- a CDS encoding NCS1 family nucleobase:cation symporter-1, translated to MSADSPSAVSVVGGAGDDPHPSLHNDDLAPLPAAQRRWGWFEIFNVWTNDVQSLAGYTLAASLFITAGINGWWVFAAIVLAGLFVNWLVNLTGTPSVRYGIPYAVMARASMGVRGATFPALIRGIVAIFWYGAQTYFASTAVALAINAVLGGPDGPPLLLGMTGVDWVSYLIVAVIQILLFVRGIAWIEKFLNVAGPAVYVVMVALLVAIWVQAGDELLPAVSGIFSSADVQGWAVVTAFLGVVGTMVAYFSAVIINFGDFSRFSRTERGMKVGNFTGLPLSLAFFTFLSLFITAGAYVVYQDGQGDPLTNPADIVGQVGDTALTVVAALTFLVATIGINLVANFIPPAYDLSNLAPQRISFRRGGYLTALFGFVIGALWVAVIDQIGLPKFVDTLGAVLAPLYGILVADYYLVQRRALLVADLYSMDPAGRYHYVDGWNVRAIGAFAVAAVFSVATVWVPWLAELSGFAWVIGAVIGAVLYVAVMRVGTPSGGPAVPVSPAPADASPADAGSTAG